One Vicinamibacterales bacterium DNA segment encodes these proteins:
- a CDS encoding hydrogenase iron-sulfur subunit has translation MSQGESVQPPAETGTSQAWEPRIIAFLCYWCSYTGADNAGTARLKYPANVDIIRVMCSGRIDPDLIMTAFARGADGVMVCGCHIGDCHYIAGNHKTMARMPLVSRVLQDFGIEPERFVHEWVSAAEGDKFAKLVRQVTEQVCQVGPLDWPRRMYERGVGHGQDLQPWGDRA, from the coding sequence ATGAGTCAGGGAGAGTCGGTGCAGCCCCCCGCCGAGACCGGGACGTCCCAGGCGTGGGAGCCTCGCATCATCGCATTTCTCTGCTACTGGTGCTCGTACACCGGCGCCGACAACGCCGGCACGGCGCGCCTCAAGTACCCGGCCAACGTGGACATCATCCGGGTGATGTGCTCGGGCCGGATCGATCCCGATCTGATCATGACGGCGTTCGCCCGGGGCGCCGACGGCGTCATGGTGTGCGGCTGCCACATCGGCGATTGCCACTACATCGCCGGCAACCACAAGACGATGGCACGGATGCCGCTGGTGTCGCGCGTCCTCCAGGACTTCGGCATCGAGCCCGAACGGTTCGTCCACGAGTGGGTGAGCGCGGCCGAGGGTGACAAGTTCGCGAAGCTCGTGCGTCAGGTGACCGAGCAGGTCTGTCAGGTCGGCCCGCTCGACTGGCCCCGGCGGATGTACGAGCGCGGCGTCGGGCACGGCCAGGACCTTCAGCCGTGGGGAGACCGGGCATGA
- a CDS encoding Ni/Fe hydrogenase subunit alpha has product MTIPATTSAGPTRRISIDPITRLEGHGKIDIFLDADGEVADCFFQVPELRGFEKFCEGRPVEEMPRITPRICGVCPEAHLMASAKACDAVYKISLPLTARLIRELQYDIFYVTDHATHFYALAAPDFVMGPSSNPAERNLIGVIRKLGVGVGQQVIQARKWGHEAAAIFGGRPVNPENAIPGGVSKPITASERDRLEEIARYLLEFSKFTLKVLHDLVLANAEYVDLILHGPYYHETYSMGLVDDKNRTNFYDGKVRVVDPEGHELCKYAPRDYAKYIAERVEPWSYLKFPYLTQVGWKGFVDGKQSGVYRATPQARLNVADAMSTPLAQEAYEEYFETLTGDRSGHRMVHHTLAIHWARVVEMVNAAERALELVRHPELTHPENYRVIPHDTPTEGVGIVEAPRGTLVHHYVTDENGIIRKANLVVGTTNNHAAICMSIKKAAQGLIRKGSDITEGVLNMIEMSFRAYDPCFGCATHSLPGQMPMVVRVRDCGGTVLSTTTRA; this is encoded by the coding sequence ATGACCATCCCGGCAACGACCTCCGCCGGCCCGACCCGGCGGATCAGCATCGACCCGATCACGCGGCTCGAGGGGCACGGCAAGATCGACATCTTCCTGGACGCCGACGGCGAGGTCGCCGACTGCTTCTTCCAGGTGCCCGAACTGCGCGGCTTCGAGAAGTTCTGCGAGGGCCGACCCGTCGAGGAGATGCCCCGCATCACGCCGCGGATCTGCGGCGTCTGTCCGGAGGCGCACCTGATGGCCTCGGCCAAGGCGTGCGACGCCGTGTACAAGATCTCGCTTCCGCTGACGGCGCGCCTCATCCGCGAGCTGCAGTACGACATCTTCTACGTCACCGACCACGCGACGCACTTCTACGCCCTCGCGGCGCCCGACTTCGTGATGGGCCCCTCGAGCAACCCGGCCGAGCGCAACCTGATCGGCGTCATCCGCAAACTCGGCGTCGGCGTGGGCCAGCAGGTCATCCAGGCGCGCAAGTGGGGGCACGAGGCGGCGGCAATTTTCGGCGGCCGGCCGGTCAACCCCGAGAACGCCATTCCGGGCGGCGTCTCCAAGCCGATCACCGCGTCGGAACGGGATCGCCTCGAGGAAATCGCCCGCTACCTGCTCGAGTTCTCGAAGTTCACGCTCAAGGTCCTGCACGACCTGGTGCTCGCCAACGCCGAGTACGTGGATCTGATCCTCCACGGCCCCTACTACCACGAGACCTACTCGATGGGCCTCGTGGACGACAAGAACCGGACGAACTTCTACGACGGGAAGGTGCGCGTCGTGGATCCGGAAGGCCACGAGCTGTGCAAGTACGCGCCGCGCGACTACGCGAAGTACATCGCCGAGCGGGTCGAGCCCTGGAGCTACCTCAAGTTCCCCTACCTCACGCAGGTTGGCTGGAAGGGATTCGTGGACGGCAAGCAGTCGGGCGTCTACCGCGCCACGCCGCAGGCGCGGCTCAACGTGGCCGACGCGATGAGCACGCCGCTGGCCCAGGAGGCGTACGAGGAGTACTTCGAGACGCTGACCGGCGACCGCAGCGGCCATCGGATGGTGCACCACACCCTGGCCATTCACTGGGCGCGGGTCGTCGAAATGGTCAACGCGGCCGAGCGGGCGCTCGAACTGGTGCGTCATCCGGAGCTGACGCATCCCGAGAACTACCGCGTGATCCCGCACGACACGCCCACCGAAGGAGTCGGAATCGTCGAGGCGCCGCGCGGCACGCTCGTCCACCACTACGTCACCGACGAGAACGGCATCATCCGCAAGGCGAACCTGGTTGTCGGCACCACCAACAACCACGCGGCCATCTGCATGTCGATCAAGAAGGCGGCGCAGGGACTGATCCGCAAGGGCAGCGACATCACCGAGGGCGTGCTGAACATGATCGAGATGTCGTTTCGAGCCTACGACCCGTGCTTCGGCTGCGCCACGCACAGCCTGCCGGGCCAGATGCCGATGGTCGTGCGCGTGCGGGATTGTGGCGGAACGGTGCTGTCAACCACGACAAGAGCGTGA